A window of Aerococcus urinae contains these coding sequences:
- a CDS encoding peptide ABC transporter substrate-binding protein — protein sequence MKFKKLAVTVLASAALVLSGCGQGQSQNQNVIRRTELQEMTTLDSTRVEDIQSANYIGHMQDPLYWEDENNEVHPALAKEMPEKSEDGLTYTIKMRDDAKWSNGDPVTAHDFVYAVQRLANPETGATYAYLVENFENAEEVLKGDRPVEDLGVKALDDYTIEIKLSRPTPYMEHLLAFTTFSPLNQKYVEEKGDAYGTNSDNVLANGPFKVEDWDGTGLNWKLVKNDDYYNADQVKVDGAEVQVIKEDSTTVNLFENGEVDNALLRGELVRQYSDHPHLEYRPTASTYYIELNQENPLLANKDFREALNYAIDNKEYAEQIKADGSVPLSTLVPNDLVHNPETGEDFTKDAAIEPKYDPEKAKELWEKVQKELPQDSYSIRLLSSDDEGSKQVGEYLQGQIQNNLPGLKVDLITVPGKNRIAQQNAGDFDMAISGWLADYADASNFLDLFTTGHSNNHGNYSNPAYDQLLEKADNEDANDPQARYNDFIEAQRLLAADEATIVLSQKQDAELRNPRVQGITYRPVGNEFDIRTATIDNSANE from the coding sequence ATGAAGTTTAAGAAACTCGCTGTGACGGTCCTAGCTTCTGCAGCCTTAGTACTTAGTGGCTGTGGACAGGGCCAAAGCCAAAACCAGAATGTTATTCGTCGGACTGAATTACAGGAAATGACTACCCTAGACTCTACCCGGGTAGAAGATATTCAAAGTGCTAACTACATTGGTCATATGCAAGATCCTCTATATTGGGAAGATGAAAATAACGAAGTTCATCCGGCTTTAGCCAAGGAAATGCCAGAAAAGTCTGAAGACGGCTTAACTTACACCATTAAGATGCGTGATGACGCTAAATGGTCTAATGGAGACCCTGTCACCGCCCATGACTTTGTCTATGCTGTCCAACGCTTAGCCAATCCAGAAACTGGAGCTACCTATGCTTACTTAGTGGAAAACTTCGAAAATGCGGAAGAAGTGCTAAAAGGTGACCGCCCAGTAGAAGACTTAGGGGTAAAAGCTTTAGACGATTACACCATTGAAATCAAATTATCTCGTCCAACCCCATACATGGAACATTTACTGGCCTTCACGACCTTTTCACCACTTAACCAAAAATATGTGGAAGAAAAAGGTGATGCCTATGGAACTAACTCCGATAATGTCCTAGCCAATGGTCCATTCAAGGTGGAAGACTGGGATGGTACTGGCTTAAATTGGAAATTAGTTAAGAATGATGATTACTACAATGCTGACCAAGTGAAAGTGGACGGCGCTGAAGTCCAAGTCATTAAAGAAGACTCCACCACCGTTAACCTCTTTGAAAATGGGGAAGTGGATAATGCTCTCTTACGTGGTGAATTAGTTCGCCAGTATAGTGACCACCCACACCTGGAATACCGTCCGACTGCTTCAACCTACTACATCGAGTTGAACCAAGAAAATCCATTATTAGCCAATAAAGACTTCCGTGAAGCCTTAAACTATGCCATCGATAATAAGGAATACGCTGAGCAAATTAAAGCAGATGGTTCAGTTCCGCTAAGCACCTTAGTACCTAATGACCTCGTGCATAACCCAGAAACCGGGGAAGATTTCACCAAAGATGCTGCCATTGAACCAAAATATGACCCTGAAAAGGCTAAAGAGCTTTGGGAAAAAGTTCAAAAAGAACTGCCACAAGACTCTTACAGCATCCGTTTACTCTCTTCCGATGACGAAGGATCTAAGCAAGTGGGTGAATATCTCCAAGGTCAAATCCAAAATAACCTCCCTGGCTTAAAAGTTGACTTAATCACCGTGCCAGGTAAGAACCGCATTGCCCAACAAAATGCTGGAGATTTTGATATGGCTATTTCTGGTTGGTTAGCTGACTACGCTGATGCTTCCAACTTCCTTGACCTATTCACCACTGGTCACTCGAATAACCATGGCAACTACTCTAACCCAGCCTATGATCAATTATTAGAAAAAGCCGACAATGAAGATGCGAACGACCCTCAAGCCCGTTACAATGACTTTATTGAAGCGCAACGTCTCTTAGCCGCTGATGAAGCTACCATTGTTTTATCCCAAAAACAAGATGCTGAACTCCGTAACCCACGTGTTCAAGGCATCACCTACCGTCCTGTAGGCAATGAATTTGACATCCGTACAGCGACGATTGATAATTCTGCCAATGAATAA